In a single window of the Pontibacter russatus genome:
- a CDS encoding DUF3857 domain-containing protein, whose product MHKLYTFLWVLAGLLLLQPQARATGDEVLAELAKDANIIIRSEETIFTVNSISSGTTTYKVILTILNENGNHRAKLYVGYDKLTKVEYIEGTSYDRFGKKIKSLKNKDIVDMSAVDDGSLFTDNRVKIANLTHTVFPYSVEFSYELSNSNMLVYPGFYPQDEERLSVEKAIYEVRVPLGMQLRYHESNMPQAVKKGATATHDTYIWQVEHLKPVETEPYGPDFVELVPVVRTAPSDFEVEGYKGNMDTWKSYGQWFNQLNQGRDVLPEATKQKLTALTANAKTEEEKVRMIYDYLQGKTRYVSIQLGIGGWQPFEASFVDSKGYGDCKALTNYTQAMLKAVGIASHHALIRAGDDEADIRTAFPSSQFNHVVLAVPLPNDTLWLECTSQSEAAGYSGSFTGGRHALLVTPGGGKLVKTKDYLATDNSQLRHITVRLDEKGSGTASVTTRYKGLQQESRSGIIHNLQPDEQRKWLYRQVQVPSFEISKFAFEQEKSRVPVVKEQLELSLRQCATISGKRMFVTPNLMNKWTHVPDQKEKRLTEVVWEMAFLDVDTVEIELPAGYAVEFLPQEISHTSEFGTYKATVEVEGQRVIYRRSLQMDKVRYSPESYIKLVEFFNNVIKADGQQVVFVKNIP is encoded by the coding sequence ATGCACAAGCTATATACATTCCTGTGGGTGCTGGCAGGGCTCCTGCTGCTGCAGCCGCAGGCCCGCGCCACCGGCGATGAGGTGCTGGCAGAGCTGGCGAAGGATGCGAACATCATCATCCGGTCCGAGGAAACCATTTTCACGGTCAACTCCATCAGCAGCGGCACCACCACCTACAAAGTCATCCTCACCATCCTGAACGAGAACGGCAACCACCGCGCGAAACTGTATGTGGGCTACGACAAACTGACAAAGGTAGAGTATATAGAGGGGACCTCGTACGACCGCTTCGGCAAGAAGATCAAGTCGCTGAAGAACAAGGACATCGTGGACATGAGCGCGGTGGATGACGGCTCGCTGTTTACAGACAACCGGGTGAAGATTGCCAACCTGACGCATACCGTGTTCCCTTACTCCGTGGAGTTTTCTTACGAGCTCTCCAACAGCAACATGTTGGTTTACCCGGGCTTTTACCCGCAGGACGAGGAGCGCCTGTCGGTTGAGAAAGCCATATATGAAGTGCGGGTGCCGCTGGGCATGCAGCTGCGCTACCACGAAAGCAACATGCCGCAGGCCGTCAAGAAAGGAGCTACCGCTACGCATGATACTTATATATGGCAGGTGGAGCACCTGAAGCCGGTGGAGACCGAGCCGTACGGGCCGGATTTTGTGGAGCTGGTGCCGGTGGTGCGCACCGCCCCCTCCGATTTCGAGGTGGAAGGCTACAAGGGCAACATGGACACCTGGAAGAGCTACGGACAGTGGTTCAACCAGCTGAACCAGGGCCGCGACGTGCTGCCGGAGGCGACAAAGCAAAAACTTACCGCACTTACCGCCAACGCCAAAACCGAGGAGGAAAAAGTGCGGATGATATATGACTACCTGCAGGGCAAGACGCGCTATGTGTCCATTCAGCTGGGCATTGGTGGCTGGCAGCCATTCGAGGCCAGCTTTGTGGACAGCAAAGGCTACGGCGACTGCAAGGCGCTCACCAACTATACCCAGGCCATGCTGAAGGCAGTGGGCATTGCCTCGCACCATGCCCTGATTCGGGCCGGAGACGATGAGGCGGACATCAGGACGGCTTTTCCGAGCTCGCAGTTCAACCACGTGGTGCTGGCCGTGCCCTTGCCTAACGACACGCTCTGGCTGGAGTGTACGAGCCAGTCAGAGGCCGCCGGCTACTCCGGCAGCTTTACCGGCGGCCGCCATGCGCTGCTGGTAACGCCCGGGGGAGGCAAACTGGTGAAAACCAAAGATTATCTGGCCACCGACAACTCCCAACTGCGCCATATCACGGTGCGGCTGGATGAGAAGGGCAGCGGCACGGCCAGCGTCACGACCCGCTACAAAGGTCTGCAGCAGGAGTCGCGCAGCGGGATTATCCACAACCTGCAGCCCGACGAACAGCGCAAATGGTTGTACAGGCAGGTGCAGGTGCCGTCGTTCGAGATCAGCAAGTTTGCCTTCGAGCAGGAGAAAAGCCGGGTGCCGGTCGTGAAGGAGCAACTGGAGCTGAGCCTGCGCCAGTGCGCCACCATCAGCGGCAAGCGCATGTTCGTGACGCCCAACCTGATGAACAAGTGGACGCACGTGCCCGACCAGAAGGAAAAGCGGCTAACAGAAGTGGTGTGGGAGATGGCTTTCCTGGATGTGGACACCGTGGAGATTGAGCTGCCGGCCGGCTATGCCGTTGAGTTCCTGCCGCAGGAGATAAGCCATACCTCGGAGTTTGGCACATACAAGGCCACTGTAGAAGTAGAGGGCCAGCGCGTCATCTACCGGCGCAGCCTGCAGATGGACAAAGTCCGCTACAGCCCCGAGTCATATATAAAGCTGGTGGAGTTTTTCAACAATGTGATCAAGGCCGACGGCCAGCAGGTCGTGTTTGTGAAGAACATCCCCTGA
- a CDS encoding TIGR03915 family putative DNA repair protein, producing MHLYTYDGSFEGLLTVVFEAYERKAWPTAIEQQHLAQPSMFGETVAVPADEQKAQRVWQGLQKKLSGGALKELYHTFLWEQPGFEQLIFDYIRLAFGSNENIEGNYAAPCVLQVQQAAKQVHREKHRMEAFVRFQKTSDGLFYATISPDFNVLPLIVRHFEKRYADQRWAIYDTRRRYGAYYDLQSTRLINLELPPQQRQATVAAAALDAEEEGYRQLWQVYFESVNIPERRNPKLHLRHLPRRYWKYLSEKQPQSLR from the coding sequence ATGCACCTCTATACCTACGACGGTTCGTTTGAAGGACTGCTGACGGTGGTGTTTGAGGCGTATGAGCGGAAAGCCTGGCCCACCGCCATCGAGCAGCAGCACCTGGCGCAGCCCAGCATGTTCGGCGAAACTGTTGCCGTGCCTGCCGATGAGCAGAAGGCGCAGCGCGTGTGGCAGGGGCTGCAGAAAAAGTTGTCTGGGGGAGCGCTGAAGGAATTATACCATACCTTCCTGTGGGAGCAGCCGGGCTTCGAGCAACTGATTTTCGATTATATCCGCCTGGCCTTCGGTTCCAATGAAAATATCGAGGGGAATTATGCGGCTCCCTGTGTGCTGCAGGTGCAGCAGGCGGCAAAGCAGGTACACCGCGAGAAGCACCGGATGGAGGCTTTTGTGCGTTTCCAGAAAACTTCCGACGGCCTGTTTTACGCCACTATTTCCCCGGACTTCAATGTGCTGCCGCTGATTGTAAGACACTTTGAGAAGCGGTATGCCGACCAGCGCTGGGCCATATACGACACCCGCCGCCGCTACGGCGCCTACTACGACCTGCAGAGCACGCGGCTGATAAACCTCGAGCTGCCACCGCAGCAGCGGCAGGCAACAGTGGCGGCTGCCGCCCTGGATGCCGAGGAGGAGGGGTACAGGCAACTTTGGCAGGTTTACTTCGAGAGTGTGAACATTCCCGAGCGGCGAAACCCGAAACTGCACCTGCGCCACCTGCCAAGGCGCTATTGGAAGTACCTCTCCGAGAAACAGCCCCAAAGCCTGCGTTGA
- a CDS encoding PorV/PorQ family protein, whose amino-acid sequence MQRQFLLLYIAAVCWLAPGLARAQAGVPTGARAAALGNASVTLPDVWALHNNVAGIASLAQPEAGVYVENRFGILAFTTVALQAVYPTGKFGIYGISLSRFGDALYSQQSVGIGAAHRLGQFSLGAKAEVWQVAVASYGSRKAVALSVGGRGEILPNLYFGAYAFNINQAKLAAFEDERLATVMKAGLSYAPYPRFLLAMETEKSIDHDATFKAGLEYLLLQEKLALRTGFSTLTSSATFGIGFQARQLQVAYAFGSTTRLGSSHHISVSYKFQKGDAR is encoded by the coding sequence GTGCAAAGGCAATTTTTACTGCTATATATAGCAGCCGTGTGCTGGCTGGCTCCAGGCCTGGCAAGGGCGCAGGCCGGTGTGCCGACGGGAGCACGCGCCGCCGCCCTCGGGAACGCCTCGGTGACGCTGCCTGATGTGTGGGCGCTGCACAACAATGTAGCCGGCATTGCCAGCCTGGCGCAGCCGGAGGCAGGAGTATATGTCGAAAACAGGTTTGGGATACTGGCGTTTACTACGGTGGCCCTGCAGGCGGTGTATCCCACGGGCAAGTTCGGCATATATGGCATCAGCCTGAGCCGGTTTGGGGATGCGCTGTATAGCCAGCAGTCGGTCGGGATAGGCGCGGCGCACAGGTTGGGGCAGTTCAGCCTGGGCGCGAAGGCAGAGGTTTGGCAGGTGGCTGTGGCGAGCTACGGCAGCCGGAAAGCGGTGGCGCTGTCGGTGGGCGGCCGGGGCGAGATACTCCCAAACCTGTACTTCGGTGCCTACGCCTTCAATATAAACCAGGCTAAATTAGCTGCTTTTGAAGACGAGCGGCTGGCCACGGTGATGAAAGCGGGCCTCTCCTACGCGCCTTATCCAAGATTTCTTTTAGCGATGGAAACAGAGAAAAGCATTGACCATGATGCCACGTTCAAAGCAGGCCTGGAGTACCTGCTGCTGCAGGAGAAACTGGCCCTGCGCACCGGCTTCAGCACACTTACCAGCAGCGCCACCTTCGGTATCGGGTTTCAGGCGCGTCAGTTGCAGGTGGCTTATGCATTTGGCTCCACCACCCGCCTCGGCTCCAGCCACCATATCTCGGTTTCCTATAAATTTCAGAAAGGGGATGCGCGATGA
- a CDS encoding putative DNA modification/repair radical SAM protein — MDSKITGKLKVLADAAKYDVSCSSSGGKRKNENKGLGNAEGMGICHSYTEDGRCVSLLKILLTNFCIYDCAYCVTRKSNDVQRAAFTVQEVVDLTINFYRRNYIEGLFLSSGIFKNSDYTMERLVRVAKKLRQEHRFNGYIHLKTIPGASEELIKEAGLYADRLSVNIELPSEASLQQLAPEKNYTEILLPMGAISRQLVQAREEKKLFRSAPAFAPAGQSTQLIVGASAENDHQILQLSDQLYKSFSLKRVYYSGYVPVSSDSRLPIIAEPPIIRENRIYQADWLMRFYGFDAKEIVDEQHPHLELDIDPKLAWALRNRFVFPVEVNTADYELILRVPGIGVKSAKKIVSARRFTQLSFEHLRQMGVVLKRAKYFITCQTRSLQRQEFDSHQIRRKILFGDGSLRSALLTQQLDLFRKVG, encoded by the coding sequence ATGGACAGTAAAATAACAGGCAAACTAAAAGTGTTAGCAGATGCTGCGAAGTACGACGTTTCCTGCTCGTCCAGCGGCGGTAAGCGCAAAAACGAAAACAAAGGCCTGGGCAACGCCGAGGGCATGGGCATCTGCCACAGCTACACCGAAGACGGCCGCTGCGTGTCGCTGCTCAAGATACTGCTCACCAACTTCTGCATATATGACTGCGCCTACTGCGTAACGCGCAAGAGCAATGATGTGCAGCGGGCGGCCTTTACGGTGCAGGAGGTGGTGGACCTGACGATTAACTTTTACCGCCGCAACTATATAGAGGGGCTGTTCCTGAGCTCCGGCATTTTCAAGAACTCCGACTATACCATGGAGCGCCTCGTGCGGGTGGCCAAGAAGCTGCGGCAGGAGCACAGGTTCAACGGCTACATCCACCTGAAAACCATACCGGGCGCCAGCGAGGAACTCATCAAAGAAGCGGGGCTATATGCCGACCGGCTGAGCGTGAACATCGAGCTGCCGTCGGAGGCGAGTTTGCAGCAACTGGCCCCGGAGAAGAACTACACAGAGATTCTGCTGCCCATGGGCGCTATCAGCCGGCAACTGGTGCAGGCCAGGGAGGAGAAAAAGCTGTTCAGGTCGGCCCCGGCCTTTGCGCCCGCCGGCCAGAGCACGCAACTGATCGTGGGGGCCTCTGCCGAAAACGACCACCAGATTCTGCAGCTGTCCGACCAGTTATATAAAAGCTTCAGCCTGAAGCGCGTCTACTATTCCGGTTATGTCCCCGTGAGCAGCGACAGCCGCCTGCCCATCATCGCGGAGCCGCCCATCATCCGTGAGAACCGCATTTACCAGGCTGACTGGCTCATGCGTTTCTACGGCTTCGACGCGAAGGAGATCGTGGACGAGCAGCACCCGCACCTGGAGCTGGACATTGACCCGAAACTGGCGTGGGCGCTGCGCAACCGCTTCGTGTTTCCGGTGGAGGTGAACACGGCCGATTATGAGCTGATCCTGCGCGTGCCGGGCATCGGGGTGAAGTCGGCGAAGAAGATTGTGTCGGCGCGGCGGTTTACACAGCTGAGCTTTGAGCACCTGCGCCAGATGGGGGTGGTGCTCAAACGGGCGAAGTATTTTATCACCTGCCAGACCCGGAGCCTGCAGCGCCAGGAGTTCGACTCGCACCAGATCCGAAGAAAGATCCTGTTCGGCGACGGTTCCCTGCGAAGCGCGCTGCTCACACAGCAACTGGACCTGTTCCGGAAAGTCGGCTAA
- a CDS encoding DUF3857 domain-containing protein, with translation MKARTFTKFIILFFLLGSASLQAQAQAGKFGKVEEAELRMQTYEKDTSAAAVVLSDYALTRFDFSGEIRVITERHMRIKILKKSGYDVANISVPYYSYGTTRDKVMSIKGYTYNLEGSEIVKEKLDSKTVFDEKRNEYWYLKKFTMPNIKEGSVIDVAYTISSERVYSLDDWEFQRSIPTVWSEYRLRIPEYFDYKFLMQGYHPLYQTDNQKSGGTNMVNNAYVWIMKDVPALKEENYITSITDYQSKIGFELQQVRFPGEAARIMTGSWDKVNEDLLTSEYFGNQLKRNNFFKEDLAAVQAKHKEPEQQMLAIFELVKARMTWNDKTGLFAENPIRKTYDLRQGSAAEINLLLTSMLREADLEANPVAVSTRDHGRVLTSNSPMIGKFNYVIAHVKVGDKEYLLDATEPLLPAGMLPFRCLNGHGRLIKKDGHGWVALNASSPRSTLFSADITINSKGGMAGTGHESAAGYNALYLRKTILEEGESKYAESKAKEVGDFKMGKPEIKNLRDIDSALDITYEISASGSGQENSIIYLNPMLGQGEKENPFKLEERLYPVDFGAPIDETYMCRFTIPEGYALDEAPKSIAVNLPEQAGRFMYVVQQQGNVVQVMSKVSINKPVFYAPEYGNLKELYNQIIAKHAEQIVLKKLAAK, from the coding sequence ATGAAAGCAAGAACTTTTACAAAATTCATTATCCTATTTTTTCTTCTGGGAAGCGCCTCGCTTCAGGCGCAGGCGCAGGCAGGCAAATTTGGCAAGGTGGAGGAGGCCGAGCTCAGGATGCAAACCTACGAAAAAGACACCAGCGCCGCCGCCGTGGTGTTATCGGATTACGCCCTGACACGCTTCGACTTTTCGGGGGAGATCAGGGTGATAACAGAGCGCCATATGCGCATCAAAATCCTGAAGAAGTCGGGCTACGACGTGGCCAACATCTCGGTGCCATATTACTCCTACGGCACTACAAGGGATAAAGTGATGAGCATAAAAGGGTATACCTACAACCTGGAGGGCAGCGAGATTGTGAAGGAGAAGCTTGACTCCAAAACGGTTTTTGACGAGAAGCGCAACGAGTACTGGTACCTCAAGAAGTTCACGATGCCCAACATCAAGGAGGGCTCCGTGATTGACGTGGCCTATACCATCAGTTCGGAGCGCGTCTACAGCCTGGATGACTGGGAGTTCCAGCGCTCCATCCCGACTGTGTGGAGCGAGTACCGCCTGCGCATCCCGGAGTATTTCGACTACAAGTTCCTGATGCAGGGCTACCACCCCCTGTACCAGACCGACAACCAGAAATCTGGCGGAACCAATATGGTGAACAACGCCTACGTCTGGATCATGAAAGACGTGCCGGCCCTGAAGGAGGAGAACTACATCACATCTATCACCGATTACCAGTCCAAAATCGGGTTTGAGCTGCAGCAGGTGCGCTTTCCGGGAGAGGCTGCCCGCATCATGACGGGCAGTTGGGACAAAGTGAACGAGGACCTGCTGACATCCGAATATTTTGGCAATCAGCTAAAACGCAACAACTTCTTCAAAGAAGACCTGGCCGCCGTGCAGGCGAAACACAAGGAGCCGGAGCAGCAGATGCTCGCCATCTTCGAACTGGTGAAAGCAAGAATGACCTGGAACGACAAGACCGGCCTTTTTGCTGAAAACCCTATCCGGAAAACGTACGATCTCCGGCAGGGCAGCGCCGCAGAAATTAACCTGCTCCTGACGTCGATGCTGCGGGAGGCGGACCTGGAGGCAAACCCGGTGGCGGTCAGCACCCGTGACCACGGCCGCGTGCTGACATCGAACTCCCCGATGATCGGCAAATTCAATTATGTGATTGCGCATGTGAAGGTGGGAGACAAGGAGTATCTACTGGATGCCACTGAGCCGCTGCTGCCGGCTGGCATGCTGCCCTTCCGCTGCCTCAACGGACACGGCCGCCTGATTAAGAAGGATGGCCACGGCTGGGTTGCCCTGAATGCCTCCTCTCCGCGTTCCACACTCTTCAGCGCCGACATCACCATCAACAGCAAAGGCGGGATGGCCGGGACCGGCCACGAGTCGGCAGCGGGCTACAACGCCCTGTACCTGCGCAAAACCATACTGGAAGAAGGCGAAAGCAAATATGCCGAGAGCAAGGCCAAGGAGGTGGGCGATTTTAAGATGGGCAAGCCCGAGATCAAGAACCTGCGCGACATTGACAGCGCGCTGGACATCACCTACGAAATCAGCGCCAGTGGCAGTGGGCAGGAGAACAGCATTATTTACCTGAACCCGATGCTGGGCCAGGGAGAGAAGGAGAACCCCTTTAAGCTGGAGGAGCGCCTGTACCCGGTTGATTTCGGCGCGCCGATAGACGAGACCTATATGTGCCGCTTCACGATTCCGGAAGGATATGCGCTGGACGAGGCGCCCAAGAGCATCGCTGTGAACCTCCCCGAGCAGGCGGGCCGCTTTATGTATGTGGTGCAGCAGCAGGGCAACGTGGTGCAGGTCATGAGCAAGGTGAGCATCAACAAGCCCGTGTTCTACGCGCCGGAGTACGGCAACCTGAAGGAACTCTACAACCAGATCATCGCCAAGCACGCCGAGCAGATTGTGCTGAAGAAGCTGGCTGCCAAGTAG
- a CDS encoding ComEA family DNA-binding protein, translating to MRRLLLALVIYTGYMPGHAQDYPRQQIDLDLLVQELFSEQDDANVPYEDFYETLFQYYQRPLDLNRATPEELASLYILSRPQIASFFSYIAENGELLSIYELQAIPGFDLLTIRRLLPFVQVQDAGLQADQRPLWQRMIGEDNNALILRYERTLQQRRGYMPLDTSSRATTRYLGSPEKLYMRYRISHARDYSFGIAAEKDAGEAFTWSPGTRRYGFDYYTAHLQLYNRGRFKAIALGDYQLQIGQGLLLSSGYSVGKGSETIATVSRASVGIRPYSSVLEYAFLRGAAVTYNLGRIDITGFYSNKRVDANLQTQLDTLAAFDDFFSGIQTTGFHRTPTELANKHRVREQVYGTTASYQSRDRTLNLGLTALGTHYSSPIQKAGAPYQRFEFGGTNNYNLGTHYSYTWQNVYLFGETAMSKSGGIGSVNGLVANLSNHIELAMLYRYYARNFHSFYGSAFSEGTRNMNEQGLYTGIKIRPYAKWEVTAYYDRFRFPWLRYLVDAPSYGHEYMVRLYFKPNRESGLYAQMRYESKGRNVAENATPMDYVAQTDRRNYLIHFETAATKIITLKSRVQFSTYSHESPRTKGYLIAQDVNFSFDRVRLSTRYALFDTDSYDTRQYVYERDVLSAFSIPAFSGKGSRFYALLQFRPHRKLDIWLKYGVTHYRNQNSVGSGLDTIEGPARSDVKAQVRYRF from the coding sequence ATGAGACGGCTGCTGCTGGCGCTTGTCATATATACAGGCTATATGCCCGGGCACGCGCAGGACTACCCGCGCCAGCAAATCGACCTGGACCTGCTGGTGCAGGAGTTGTTCTCCGAGCAGGACGACGCCAACGTGCCGTACGAGGACTTCTATGAGACGCTCTTCCAGTACTACCAGCGGCCTCTCGACCTGAACCGTGCCACGCCCGAAGAACTTGCATCTTTATATATCCTGTCGCGCCCGCAGATAGCTTCCTTCTTCAGCTATATAGCCGAAAACGGGGAGTTGCTGAGCATATATGAACTGCAGGCCATCCCCGGTTTTGACCTACTCACCATCCGCAGGCTGCTACCGTTTGTGCAGGTGCAGGACGCGGGGCTGCAGGCCGACCAGCGGCCGCTGTGGCAGCGCATGATCGGGGAAGACAACAATGCGCTGATTCTCCGCTACGAGCGCACGCTACAGCAACGCCGTGGCTATATGCCCCTCGACACCAGCAGCCGCGCCACCACCCGCTACCTTGGCTCGCCTGAAAAACTATATATGCGCTACCGCATCAGCCACGCCCGCGATTACAGCTTTGGCATTGCAGCCGAGAAAGACGCCGGCGAAGCTTTTACATGGAGTCCCGGCACCAGGCGGTATGGCTTTGATTATTATACGGCGCACCTGCAGCTATATAACAGGGGCAGGTTCAAGGCCATCGCCCTCGGCGATTACCAGCTGCAAATCGGGCAGGGGCTGCTGCTCTCCTCGGGCTACAGCGTGGGCAAGGGCAGCGAAACCATTGCCACCGTGAGCCGGGCCAGCGTGGGCATCAGGCCCTACAGTTCGGTGCTGGAATATGCTTTTCTGAGGGGAGCGGCAGTAACGTATAATTTAGGCAGAATAGATATAACGGGCTTTTACTCGAACAAACGGGTGGATGCGAACCTGCAGACCCAGTTGGACACGCTCGCTGCTTTTGATGATTTCTTTTCTGGTATCCAGACCACCGGCTTCCACCGCACCCCCACCGAGCTGGCCAACAAGCACCGGGTGCGGGAGCAGGTATATGGCACCACCGCCAGCTACCAGTCCCGCGACAGAACCCTGAACCTGGGCCTCACCGCCCTCGGCACGCACTACAGCTCGCCTATACAAAAGGCCGGGGCACCATATCAGCGCTTCGAGTTTGGCGGCACGAACAATTACAACCTCGGCACCCACTACAGCTACACCTGGCAGAATGTGTACCTGTTCGGGGAGACGGCCATGAGCAAAAGCGGCGGCATCGGGAGCGTGAACGGGCTGGTCGCGAACCTCTCGAACCATATCGAGTTGGCGATGCTGTACCGCTACTACGCCCGTAACTTCCACAGCTTTTACGGCAGCGCCTTCAGCGAGGGCACCCGCAACATGAATGAGCAGGGATTATATACTGGCATCAAAATCAGGCCTTATGCAAAGTGGGAGGTGACGGCGTATTATGACCGCTTCCGGTTTCCGTGGCTGCGCTACCTCGTAGATGCGCCCTCCTATGGCCATGAGTATATGGTGCGGCTATATTTTAAACCTAACCGGGAGAGCGGGCTATATGCCCAGATGCGCTACGAAAGCAAGGGCCGCAACGTAGCAGAGAACGCTACGCCGATGGATTATGTGGCGCAGACGGATCGGCGGAACTACCTTATCCATTTTGAGACGGCTGCCACTAAAATCATCACCCTGAAGTCGCGGGTGCAGTTCAGCACTTACAGCCACGAATCGCCCCGTACGAAAGGCTATCTGATTGCGCAGGATGTGAATTTTAGCTTTGACAGGGTACGCCTCAGCACCCGCTACGCCCTCTTTGACACCGACAGCTACGACACCCGCCAGTATGTGTATGAGCGCGATGTGCTGTCTGCGTTCTCCATCCCGGCCTTCAGCGGCAAAGGCAGCCGCTTCTATGCGCTGCTGCAATTCCGCCCGCACCGCAAGCTGGATATATGGCTGAAGTACGGTGTTACGCACTACCGTAACCAAAACAGCGTCGGCTCAGGCCTCGACACGATTGAGGGACCTGCGAGATCAGATGTGAAGGCGCAGGTGCGGTATCGGTTTTAG